One window from the genome of Streptomyces sp. NBC_00708 encodes:
- a CDS encoding STAS domain-containing protein, with the protein MQIVPRHERGALVLVVTGDLDIDNVAPLGAALENASREGSGPVVVDLSDVSFADSTTVNVILQGQTALGPRLRLASPSVFMERLISVLGLDSAVPVFPSVAEAIDPPLPA; encoded by the coding sequence ATGCAGATCGTCCCACGGCACGAACGTGGGGCGTTGGTACTCGTGGTAACCGGTGACCTCGACATCGACAACGTCGCGCCCCTCGGCGCGGCGCTGGAGAACGCGTCGCGGGAGGGCTCCGGACCGGTCGTCGTCGACCTCTCGGATGTGAGTTTCGCCGACTCCACGACGGTGAACGTCATCCTGCAGGGGCAGACGGCACTCGGTCCCCGGCTGCGGCTCGCCTCGCCGTCGGTCTTCATGGAGCGGCTGATCTCCGTTCTGGGACTCGACAGCGCGGTCCCCGTCTTCCCGAGCGTCGCCGAGGCGATCGACCCCCCGCTTCCCGCATAG
- a CDS encoding MarR family transcriptional regulator translates to MPHRTGLPHRPEQVSEDVCAASELLEVLWGRGQEAAARGVVSPSQLRALLVIEQQEGSNLRSLGEALGSRAPSVSRLCDRMEAMGLVQRDPSPTSRREVELRLTLQGRELLEEYRAIRTRELTSVLERMQPSDVAALAVGLAAFRSAASQRLTGERSTAARLRDDVADSA, encoded by the coding sequence ATGCCCCACCGCACCGGACTCCCTCACCGCCCTGAACAGGTGTCCGAGGACGTCTGTGCCGCGTCCGAACTTCTGGAGGTGTTGTGGGGGCGTGGCCAGGAGGCCGCCGCCCGGGGTGTGGTGTCCCCCTCCCAGCTTCGCGCGCTCCTCGTCATCGAGCAGCAGGAGGGGAGCAATCTGCGCTCGCTGGGGGAGGCGCTGGGCTCGCGGGCGCCCTCGGTGAGCCGCCTGTGCGACCGGATGGAGGCCATGGGCCTGGTGCAGCGGGACCCGAGCCCGACGAGCCGCCGGGAGGTCGAGCTGCGGCTGACCCTTCAGGGCCGCGAGCTGCTGGAGGAATACCGGGCGATCCGCACACGGGAGCTGACCTCCGTCCTGGAGAGGATGCAGCCCTCCGATGTGGCGGCGCTGGCCGTGGGGCTCGCCGCCTTCCGCTCGGCGGCATCGCAGCGGCTCACAGGCGAGCGGAGTACCGCCGCCCGGCTTCGCGACGATGTCGCGGACAGCGCCTAG
- a CDS encoding serine/threonine-protein phosphatase — MIAPTGIERALRAAPPYALVHTVREILAQSYGALSVQLLLADYGMTVLNPVDPADGPAQPLSLHNSTQGRAFGSQRPHQGRTGSDDAADHYFPVTVRGERLGILTVRLPSARSTPQVMDDLAQVADLLAHEIVVAERDTDHYQRVRRTTRLTLAAEMQWQLLPARSFTAAEYAIGAQLEPAYAIHGDNFDWAAEGDQLSVAVTNGMGEGIRASLLTNLAVNALRNARRAGIGIADQAALADQAIYEQHRGAAHVSTLLLRFDLPTGSVEAVDAGSPQLWRLRGRTVTRVALDAQLPLGMFEESQYAVQHLQARPGDRLLLVSDGVYDAVSPLGEMFAARGLARAVLATRLLPAAAVPGAVLRELAEHRASDTLDDALVMCIDWFGRPDAGG; from the coding sequence GTGATTGCCCCCACGGGGATCGAACGAGCGCTACGCGCGGCGCCGCCGTATGCCCTGGTCCATACGGTGCGCGAGATCCTCGCGCAGTCCTACGGAGCCCTCTCGGTACAACTGCTCCTGGCGGACTACGGAATGACCGTGCTCAACCCGGTCGACCCCGCCGACGGGCCCGCCCAGCCGCTCTCCCTGCACAACAGCACGCAGGGCCGCGCCTTCGGCAGCCAGCGCCCGCACCAGGGCCGGACCGGCTCCGACGACGCGGCCGACCACTACTTCCCGGTCACGGTCCGGGGCGAACGCCTCGGCATCCTCACGGTCCGGCTGCCCTCCGCGCGCTCCACCCCGCAGGTCATGGACGACCTCGCCCAGGTCGCCGATCTCCTCGCCCACGAGATCGTCGTCGCCGAACGGGACACCGACCACTACCAGCGGGTCCGGCGCACCACGCGTCTCACCCTCGCCGCCGAGATGCAGTGGCAGCTGCTTCCGGCCAGATCGTTCACCGCCGCCGAGTACGCCATAGGCGCCCAGCTCGAACCCGCCTACGCCATCCACGGCGACAACTTCGACTGGGCGGCGGAGGGCGACCAGCTCAGCGTCGCCGTCACCAACGGCATGGGCGAGGGCATCCGCGCCTCCCTCCTCACCAACCTGGCCGTGAACGCGCTGCGCAACGCCAGGAGGGCCGGGATCGGCATCGCGGACCAGGCGGCCCTGGCCGACCAGGCCATCTACGAACAGCACCGCGGCGCCGCCCACGTCTCGACCCTGCTGCTCCGCTTCGACCTGCCCACCGGATCGGTCGAGGCGGTGGACGCGGGCTCCCCGCAGCTGTGGCGCCTGCGCGGCCGAACGGTCACGCGGGTGGCCCTGGACGCACAGCTTCCGCTGGGGATGTTCGAGGAGTCCCAGTACGCCGTCCAGCACCTTCAGGCGCGCCCCGGCGACCGGCTGCTGCTCGTCAGCGACGGGGTGTACGACGCGGTGTCGCCGCTCGGTGAGATGTTCGCGGCACGGGGGCTGGCCAGGGCCGTCCTCGCCACCCGGCTGCTGCCGGCGGCCGCGGTGCCGGGCGCGGTACTGCGGGAACTGGCGGAGCACCGGGCGTCGGACACGCTCGACGACGCCCTGGTCATGTGCATCGACTGGTTCGGCCGGCCGGACGCCGGAGGCTGA